Within the Nitrospirota bacterium genome, the region GATATATTCCGTCAGCATACTGATCTGCCCGATAGAATCCCTTCGGGGAATCACACAAAGAATAGGTTCGTAAAATCCTCCGGTCATCATCTCCACCTGTCCCCTCGCAACTAAGCCGGCAATCCTCTTTATCAGGTCAGGTTTGTTCGCCTCAATCCACTCAAGGAGACTGCCGGAGTAATGAAGTGTCAGTCTGATTTTAGGGAATTTTTCAAGGACATCAATAAACGGTTTATAACTCTTCTCATAAGCCTCCATGAATACATGGTCAAAGTTGTCAACCGGCTGGTGAAAGTGTAATGCCATTGCAAAATTTACTTTTTTCATATTAACGTTCCTGTCTCCTTATCTCGAAAAATTGAAACTCTCCCTTATATGGTTCATCCCGCCTCTCTACATATTCAACAACCGCCCACGGAGGCCCTGAGTGGGACCATTGTACCAGCTTCTCAACACATTCCTTCTCACCCTCAGCAACTATCTCAACACGGCCGTCAGGGAGATTCCGTACAAATCCGGTAAGTTCCATTGCAGTAGCCATCTGGGCAGTCGAATCCCTGAAAAATACCCCCTGAACCTTACCGCTGATGTGTAAGTGAACCCTGGTGTTCATCCGAAAATCAACCCCATCCCCACCCTACCCCTCCCCTTGAAGGGGAGGGAATCAACATAGCCCCCTCTCCCTCAGGGAGAGGGTTAGGGTGAGGGTGGGG harbors:
- a CDS encoding acylphosphatase, with product MNTRVHLHISGKVQGVFFRDSTAQMATAMELTGFVRNLPDGRVEIVAEGEKECVEKLVQWSHSGPPWAVVEYVERRDEPYKGEFQFFEIRRQER